In Erigeron canadensis isolate Cc75 chromosome 6, C_canadensis_v1, whole genome shotgun sequence, the following are encoded in one genomic region:
- the LOC122604863 gene encoding agamous-like MADS-box protein AGL62 has translation MPRKFGGRRRVVMERITNQRRVSVTFAKRYSGIFIKVRDLCTLCGVKLAILLLSPTLKPYSLGVPNVDAVVNLFLGQNHVLPCSTTSHHKEFLREIKIKELNTHLTNILGHLECLKKAEKELNKKRDESQENGWWGAPIENLGIEELEQLKVAMLELKVPGSILSARTPHGLIL, from the coding sequence ATGCCTCGAAAGTTTGGAGGTCGGCGAAGGGTTGTGATGGAAAGAATAACAAATCAAAGAAGGGTGTCTGTCACCTTTGCCAAACGTTATTCGGGTATTTTTATTAAGGTTAGGGATCTTTGCACCCTTTGTGGGGTGAAGCTTGCTATTCTTTTATTATCCCCAACATTGAAGCCATATTCTCTTGGGGTCCCAAATGTTGACGCGGTTGTGAATCTGTTCCTAGGACAAAATCATGTCCTACCATGTTCAACCACGTCTCACCACAAAGAGTTTCTTCGagaaattaaaatcaaagaacTCAACACTCACCTCACCAACATTCTTGGTCACTTAGAATGTTTGAAGAAGGCTGAGAAAGAACTTAACAAGAAAAGGGATGAGAGCCAAGAAAACGGCTGGTGGGGTGCTCCTATAGAAAATCTAGGAATAGAAGAACTCGAGCAGTTGAAGGTAGCAATGCTGGAGCTGAAGGTTCCTGGATCTATATTGTCCGCCAGGACTCCTCATGGGCTTATCTTGTGA
- the LOC122606076 gene encoding agamous-like MADS-box protein AGL62, whose protein sequence is MSKRSKGRQKIQMKRMEKESNLLVTFSKRRSGLFKKASELSILCGVEIAIVVFSPGKKVFSFGHPSVEMIVERFFAQNPPPNSSTSQLVEAHRNANIHELNRQLTYVSSQVEVEKNKGEQLSNIRQVGQDNHWWEAPIESLQLEELEQLKLAMGMLKKNIEEQKKRHMAEPANSMPIVPISSSVGSGIGLSMTPHGFVLGYDHFNR, encoded by the coding sequence ATGTCTAAAAGGAGCAAAGGTCGTCAAAAGATTCAAATGAAAAGAATGGAGAAAGAAAGTAACTTATTGGTTACTTTCTCCAAACGTCGTTCCGGCCTTTTCAAAAAAGCTAGTGAGCTTAGCATCTTGTGCGGGGTAGAAATTGCTATCGTCGTTTTCTCCCCTGGTAAGAAGGTGTTTTCGTTTGGTCATCCATCCGTAGAAATGATTGTTGAGCGCTTCTTTGCACAAAATCCTCCACCAAATTCAAGCACCTCTCAACTCGTGGAGGCACATCGTAATGCCAATATCCACGAACTCAACAGACAACTCACATATGTGAGTAGTCAAGTGGAGGTTGAGAAGAACAAAGGTGAGCAACTTAGTAATATAAGGCAAGTAGGACAAGATAATCATTGGTGGGAAGCTCCCATTGAAAGCCTGCAATTAGAGGAACTCGAGCAGTTGAAGCTTGCAATGGGGATgctcaaaaagaacattgaagAGCAAAAGAAGAGGCATATGGCAGAACCGGCTAACTCAATGCCGATTGTTCCCATATCAAGCTCTGTGGGATCTGGAATTGGCTTGTCCATGACTCCTCATGGTTTTGTGCTGGGATATGACCATTTCAATCGTTGA